The following are from one region of the Candidatus Neomarinimicrobiota bacterium genome:
- the pdxS gene encoding pyridoxal 5'-phosphate synthase lyase subunit PdxS: MEKGTYEVKVGLAEMLKGGVIMDVTNAEQAKIAEDAGATAVMALERIPADIREDGGIARMSNPKMIKEIQEMVSIPVMAKCRIGHFAEAQILEALNVDFIDESEVLTPADENNHIDKVKFKIPFVCGCRNLGEALRRIGEGAAMIRTKGEAGSGNIVEAVRHMRSVMGEIRVLTVMSEEELMAESKRLGAPYELVKQTAKLGKLPVPNFAAGGIATPADSSLMIQLGAEAVFVGSGIFKSEDPPARAKAIVEATTHWDDPEVLAKVSEGLLDAMKGLDISEIPEGQLLQERGW, encoded by the coding sequence ATGGAAAAAGGTACATATGAAGTAAAGGTAGGACTCGCAGAGATGCTAAAGGGCGGCGTCATTATGGACGTCACCAACGCCGAACAGGCGAAAATAGCAGAAGATGCGGGAGCGACTGCGGTGATGGCTCTCGAACGTATTCCCGCCGATATTCGAGAGGACGGCGGAATCGCAAGAATGTCAAACCCGAAAATGATTAAAGAGATACAGGAAATGGTTAGTATTCCGGTAATGGCGAAGTGCAGAATTGGTCATTTTGCGGAAGCGCAAATTCTTGAAGCATTGAATGTGGATTTCATTGATGAGTCGGAAGTGTTGACACCGGCTGACGAGAATAATCATATTGATAAAGTAAAATTCAAAATACCGTTTGTTTGCGGTTGCAGGAATTTGGGTGAAGCTCTAAGGCGAATCGGCGAAGGCGCTGCTATGATCCGCACCAAAGGCGAAGCCGGCTCCGGAAATATCGTTGAAGCGGTAAGGCATATGCGTTCGGTGATGGGTGAAATAAGGGTGTTGACTGTTATGTCCGAAGAAGAGTTAATGGCCGAATCGAAAAGACTTGGCGCTCCTTACGAACTGGTAAAACAAACCGCCAAATTGGGTAAATTGCCAGTACCGAATTTTGCTGCAGGTGGAATAGCAACTCCGGCAGATTCTTCGCTGATGATACAATTAGGCGCCGAGGCAGTGTTTGTGGGATCCGGAATATTCAAATCGGAAGATCCACCGGCAAGAGCAAAGGCTATTGTTGAAGCAACTACGCATTGGGATGACCCTGAAGTTCTTGCTAAAGTTTCGGAAGGTCTTCTCGACGCAATGAAAGGATTGGATATTTCGGAAATTCCCGAAGGACAATTACTTCAGGAGCGTGGATGGTAG
- the pdxT gene encoding pyridoxal 5'-phosphate synthase glutaminase subunit PdxT encodes MVDLKSVGVLALQGDFEKHLAALKSLGVATKLIRTSSDFSDVDGLIIPGGESTTMTNLLRRSKLEKSLRDFVMKNPVMGTCAGLILLSNQSEYANVIGLGVIDVDIDRNGYGSQRDSFSADISLNFDDENPFHAVFIRAPKIMNIGSSVTALAELNGEVVMARNSNVLVTSFHPELSENRNIHNYFVKQFVQREEVAA; translated from the coding sequence ATGGTAGATTTGAAGTCGGTAGGAGTGCTTGCGCTTCAGGGAGATTTTGAGAAACATTTAGCTGCTCTCAAATCTCTTGGGGTTGCAACGAAGCTAATTAGAACATCATCAGACTTTTCTGATGTGGATGGCTTGATTATTCCCGGTGGAGAATCCACAACGATGACAAATTTATTAAGGAGAAGTAAATTAGAGAAATCATTACGGGATTTTGTTATGAAAAATCCGGTAATGGGAACCTGCGCGGGTCTGATACTTCTATCAAACCAGAGCGAATATGCGAATGTTATAGGACTTGGCGTAATTGACGTTGATATTGACAGGAACGGTTACGGCAGTCAGCGGGATTCGTTTAGCGCGGACATATCTCTGAATTTTGATGATGAAAATCCGTTTCATGCAGTATTCATTCGGGCGCCAAAAATAATGAATATTGGATCAAGCGTAACGGCGCTGGCTGAACTGAACGGTGAAGTCGTAATGGCACGGAATTCGAACGTGTTAGTTACATCATTCCATCCCGAGCTCTCGGAAAACCGAAACATTCATAATTATTTTGTAAAACAATTTGTCCAAAGGGAAGAGGTCGCCGCTTAA
- a CDS encoding cytochrome c maturation protein CcmE, with protein MPKKFVIGISIIVLGIGYFMVSGVSKGSSYYVTVQELSESGDKLIGDRLRMGGVVLEGSIVTDVRKLDVNFKIHQDEHVIDVFYSGITPDMFRDGSDVILEGNFTEDGLFVADVLMAKCPSKYESSEYQTEEATPSEAS; from the coding sequence GTGCCTAAAAAATTTGTAATAGGAATATCAATTATCGTATTAGGCATAGGTTATTTTATGGTATCGGGAGTAAGTAAAGGCTCTTCATACTACGTAACAGTTCAAGAATTATCCGAGAGTGGAGATAAGCTTATAGGAGACCGTCTCCGAATGGGCGGTGTGGTCTTAGAAGGTTCTATCGTTACTGACGTGAGAAAACTTGATGTTAATTTCAAAATCCACCAGGATGAGCACGTGATAGATGTATTTTATAGCGGGATAACGCCCGATATGTTTCGTGACGGTTCTGATGTTATTCTTGAAGGCAACTTTACCGAGGATGGCTTATTTGTCGCTGATGTGCTGATGGCGAAATGTCCGTCAAAATATGAATCTTCCGAATATCAAACTGAGGAAGCTACTCCAAGCGAAGCATCCTGA
- a CDS encoding YbdK family carboxylate-amine ligase encodes MGKYIKKEILEIYGKNEPLTIGVEEEYQLCDPDSGDLVSRVDDLMEAADSKLRGQFSYELLLSVLELRTGINRTVDETVEAIAEMRRKTAELASRFGIVLGLSGAHPYAKWQEQKFVATEDYQWVMNQLQYLAKRNITFGLHIHIGLDDPNKAVRVSNGLRRWIAPLMAISANSPFFDGVRTGMMSSRTVQFGTFPRTGLPPHLEGFEEYETLVNKLIEAGSITKARQIWWKVRPHLTFGTVELRMFDVHASLKRTGAFIALSQALVCQLVEEFEKGKLERPVNDLYLLDGYWKARRFGLDCDIICPYDGAIRSMRDEVRKMIDTAMPYAKKLGTSHWLEEINIIIEEGSGAEDMLKLWSEVGEDLVEMQKRLIDSVEYEVEEKSLVAEE; translated from the coding sequence ATGGGAAAATACATAAAAAAAGAAATTCTCGAAATTTATGGAAAAAATGAACCGCTTACTATCGGTGTAGAAGAAGAATATCAGTTATGCGATCCCGACAGCGGCGATCTTGTCTCAAGAGTAGATGATCTAATGGAAGCTGCGGACTCTAAATTAAGGGGGCAATTTTCATATGAGTTACTGCTTTCCGTTTTGGAACTGAGAACAGGTATAAACCGCACAGTAGATGAGACAGTGGAAGCTATAGCAGAGATGAGGAGAAAAACTGCTGAACTTGCATCACGGTTCGGAATAGTTCTCGGCTTGAGCGGAGCTCATCCCTATGCGAAATGGCAGGAACAAAAGTTTGTGGCAACGGAGGATTACCAATGGGTAATGAATCAACTTCAGTACCTGGCGAAAAGGAATATTACTTTTGGTCTTCATATCCATATTGGGCTTGACGACCCGAACAAAGCCGTCCGCGTAAGCAACGGTTTGCGTAGATGGATAGCGCCTTTAATGGCGATTTCCGCAAATTCTCCATTTTTTGACGGCGTTCGAACGGGAATGATGTCATCCCGCACCGTACAGTTCGGTACGTTTCCTCGGACGGGTTTGCCGCCGCATCTTGAAGGTTTCGAAGAATACGAAACGCTGGTGAATAAGCTGATAGAAGCAGGAAGTATAACCAAGGCGCGTCAGATCTGGTGGAAAGTTCGTCCTCATCTTACTTTCGGAACGGTAGAACTCAGGATGTTTGATGTTCATGCTTCCTTAAAACGAACGGGAGCTTTTATCGCATTATCCCAGGCTCTTGTGTGTCAGTTAGTCGAAGAATTCGAAAAAGGCAAACTCGAAAGACCTGTAAATGATCTCTACCTGTTAGACGGATATTGGAAGGCTCGAAGGTTCGGGCTTGACTGCGACATCATTTGCCCGTATGACGGCGCTATCAGATCAATGAGGGACGAAGTAAGGAAAATGATAGATACCGCAATGCCCTATGCGAAAAAACTTGGTACGTCTCACTGGCTTGAAGAGATAAATATAATAATCGAAGAGGGAAGCGGAGCCGAAGATATGCTTAAGTTATGGAGCGAAGTCGGAGAGGATTTGGTTGAAATGCAAAAACGTCTAATTGATTCGGTGGAATACGAAGTTGAAGAAAAATCTCTGGTTGCGGAAGAGTAA
- the ccsA gene encoding cytochrome c biogenesis protein CcsA, with product MKNNSYGFVDFIGLVALMMIFIALVLVFGYAPMEKTMGMAQKIFYFHVPSAFMAFASFAVVFVASILYLKSKNDKYDRVASSAAEVGTLFALIVLLTGPIWARSAWGVWWTWEPRLTTTLILFLIFIGYLMLRNYGAIGEQMKKYSAVVGIVGFLDVPIVYTSINWWSPEATAHPQSLELEASMKFALTFSFVTFSILLLFLILKRIDLERLRNKLEAKKANYLR from the coding sequence ATGAAAAATAATTCATATGGTTTTGTAGATTTCATAGGGTTAGTTGCCCTTATGATGATTTTCATAGCGCTGGTATTGGTATTTGGATATGCGCCTATGGAAAAAACGATGGGTATGGCACAAAAAATATTTTACTTTCATGTGCCTTCGGCATTTATGGCATTCGCTTCATTCGCAGTAGTATTTGTTGCCAGCATTCTATATCTGAAAAGTAAAAACGATAAGTATGACAGAGTAGCATCCTCTGCTGCTGAAGTCGGAACTCTTTTTGCTCTTATAGTTTTGCTTACAGGTCCTATTTGGGCACGTTCAGCATGGGGCGTGTGGTGGACATGGGAACCGCGACTGACTACTACCTTGATTTTATTCCTGATATTTATCGGATATCTAATGCTGAGGAATTACGGAGCAATCGGCGAGCAGATGAAGAAATATTCTGCCGTGGTGGGCATTGTCGGATTTCTTGACGTGCCGATAGTATATACATCCATCAACTGGTGGTCGCCGGAGGCAACTGCGCACCCGCAAAGCCTTGAATTGGAAGCGAGTATGAAATTTGCGCTGACGTTTTCGTTCGTAACATTTTCGATATTATTATTATTCCTTATTCTTAAAAGAATAGATCTTGAACGATTAAGGAATAAATTGGAAGCCAAAAAAGCTAATTATCTTAGGTAA
- a CDS encoding 4-hydroxy-3-methylbut-2-enyl diphosphate reductase: protein MKVTLARGSGFCFGVRDAVQMAHESAADFGKVYMLGDIVHNEHVVNHLDESGVVVVDKLTDVKNAPVLFRAHGTSTEVWDKAKKMDLNIIDATCPLVTQIHEEVKELEKEGRQIFIIGDHGHDEVIGISSQVENATILSKPEEAESLRKMKKIGVVSQSTQTIENVQEIINILITKATDFRFINTICFPTTRNQEAIKELAAQNDIMIIIGSYTSANTKRLTSISKKINSDTYQVQTADEMLSEWFEGKDTVGVSAGASTPDQLIQKVISKLNEISVNMKTEPEPV, encoded by the coding sequence TTGAAAGTTACGCTTGCAAGAGGTTCCGGTTTTTGCTTCGGAGTGAGAGATGCCGTTCAAATGGCGCATGAAAGCGCCGCAGATTTTGGCAAAGTATATATGCTTGGCGATATTGTTCATAACGAGCATGTCGTAAATCATTTAGACGAATCGGGAGTTGTGGTTGTTGATAAACTGACCGATGTCAAAAATGCTCCTGTACTCTTTCGGGCGCATGGAACTTCCACAGAAGTATGGGATAAAGCCAAAAAGATGGATTTAAATATCATTGATGCCACTTGTCCTCTTGTGACACAAATTCATGAAGAGGTAAAGGAGCTCGAGAAAGAGGGCAGACAGATATTTATAATAGGCGATCACGGACATGATGAAGTCATAGGAATTTCATCACAGGTTGAAAACGCCACCATATTAAGCAAACCTGAAGAGGCAGAGTCTCTGAGGAAAATGAAAAAGATAGGTGTAGTTTCCCAATCAACTCAAACTATTGAAAATGTGCAGGAAATAATTAATATACTTATAACGAAAGCGACTGATTTTAGATTCATAAATACTATCTGTTTCCCGACAACGCGGAATCAGGAAGCAATTAAAGAGCTGGCAGCCCAAAACGATATTATGATAATTATCGGATCTTACACAAGCGCTAACACAAAACGACTTACGTCTATATCAAAAAAAATAAACAGTGATACTTATCAGGTTCAGACTGCGGATGAAATGCTTTCAGAATGGTTTGAGGGAAAAGATACGGTAGGTGTTTCTGCCGGAGCTTCCACACCCGATCAGCTCATTCAGAAAGTAATATCAAAACTGAACGAAATTTCCGTGAATATGAAAACAGAACCGGAACCGGTTTGA
- a CDS encoding methylmalonyl-CoA mutase family protein — translation MSEDKKKLFEEAKKRWEEAYSNANLRDADFETMSGIPLDPLYIPDGNIPDDYMEKIGFPGEYPYTRGVHPSMYRSRIWTMRMFAGFGSAKDTNERFKFLLEKGITGLSIAFDMPTLMGYDPDAGISKGEVGRCGVSIASLADMEVLFDGIPLDEVSVSMTINGPAIVLLAYYMIVAEKQGVPFEKLQGTLQNDILKEYIAQKEYIFPPRPSVRIITDMMKYCTEKMPKYNTISISGYHIREAGSTAAQELAFTIANGFAYADAAIENGMDIDDFAPRLSFFFNSHSDFFEEIAKYRAARRIWARHMKERYGAKKERSLLMRFHTQTAGVSLTAQQPELNIARVALQALAGVLGGTQSLHTNSMDETLALPSAKAAAIALRTQQVIAYESGVANTIDPLAGSYFVEALTDRLEKEAEGYFERIDQLGGVIPAIEEGFFQKEIARSAYEFQKKLETKDRIMVGVNDFVNEDDEVNIPLLEIMRNTEDDQNTSVNELRNKRDNGKVTEALNNLRAASDSEDDNIMPFVLEATRSYATLGEIIESMKESLGVYREPAIF, via the coding sequence ATGAGCGAAGATAAAAAGAAACTTTTCGAAGAGGCGAAGAAACGGTGGGAAGAAGCCTATTCAAATGCCAATCTACGCGATGCTGATTTTGAGACGATGTCGGGAATTCCACTTGATCCTCTTTATATTCCGGACGGAAATATTCCCGATGATTATATGGAAAAAATCGGATTCCCCGGTGAATATCCGTACACGCGGGGAGTTCACCCGTCTATGTATCGGAGTCGGATTTGGACAATGCGGATGTTTGCAGGCTTTGGTTCGGCAAAAGACACTAACGAACGTTTTAAATTTTTACTTGAAAAAGGTATAACCGGTCTCTCCATAGCTTTCGATATGCCTACTTTGATGGGATACGATCCCGATGCTGGAATATCTAAAGGTGAAGTGGGTCGTTGCGGCGTATCCATCGCTTCACTTGCAGATATGGAAGTGTTATTTGACGGGATTCCACTTGACGAAGTAAGCGTTTCAATGACCATTAACGGCCCTGCTATTGTACTATTGGCTTATTATATGATAGTAGCGGAAAAACAGGGAGTTCCTTTTGAAAAGCTCCAGGGTACTCTTCAGAATGATATTCTAAAAGAATATATAGCGCAAAAAGAATATATCTTTCCGCCCCGTCCATCGGTACGGATAATTACAGATATGATGAAGTATTGTACTGAGAAAATGCCGAAATATAATACGATAAGTATCAGCGGCTACCATATTCGCGAAGCCGGTTCGACGGCGGCTCAGGAATTGGCGTTTACGATCGCCAACGGATTCGCTTATGCTGACGCCGCTATAGAGAACGGTATGGATATAGATGATTTTGCGCCGCGATTGAGCTTCTTTTTCAATTCTCACAGCGATTTTTTTGAGGAAATAGCCAAGTACAGAGCAGCCCGCAGAATATGGGCGAGGCATATGAAAGAACGGTATGGCGCTAAAAAGGAGCGATCATTGCTTATGAGATTTCATACGCAGACAGCGGGTGTCAGCCTGACCGCACAGCAGCCGGAACTGAATATAGCTCGAGTAGCATTGCAAGCGCTTGCAGGTGTGCTTGGCGGCACACAGAGCCTGCACACGAATTCGATGGACGAAACTCTTGCGCTTCCATCAGCAAAAGCCGCCGCAATCGCTCTGCGGACTCAACAAGTAATCGCATATGAATCAGGAGTGGCTAATACAATTGATCCTCTTGCGGGTTCGTATTTCGTGGAAGCTCTCACGGACAGATTAGAGAAAGAAGCAGAAGGATATTTTGAACGTATAGATCAGTTGGGTGGCGTTATACCCGCCATCGAAGAGGGCTTTTTTCAAAAGGAGATAGCCCGTTCAGCTTACGAGTTCCAGAAAAAACTGGAAACAAAAGACAGGATTATGGTTGGAGTAAACGATTTCGTAAATGAAGACGATGAAGTGAATATCCCGTTATTAGAAATAATGCGCAACACGGAAGATGATCAGAATACATCCGTAAATGAACTTAGGAATAAAAGAGATAATGGCAAAGTTACCGAGGCGCTGAATAATTTACGAGCCGCATCGGATAGCGAAGATGATAACATAATGCCATTTGTCCTTGAAGCCACACGATCTTACGCTACCTTGGGGGAAATAATAGAATCAATGAAAGAATCACTGGGTGTCTATAGAGAACCTGCGATTTTTTAA
- a CDS encoding P-loop NTPase produces MARSEIWAIGGGKGGVGKTMLAANIAVGLAKFGKSVIVVDTDLGGANLHSYLGIGAPEMTIYDFFLRRVSTLDELLIDTAVKGLKILPGSNEIVGMANPRYFTKLKFMRHIQQLDADYILLDVGAGTAYNTLDLFGMANMGIIVTIPEKPAIESAYGFIKASIYRKLLTTFQKRVKLHDLIDQARNPRNEAGIRTVHDLIRVAKETDPEFEREIKSALKSIDLRIIINFVQNKHESLIGKKMVDLTKKYLSIDAEYVGSVPFSNKVRESLANQTTLMMEDGEDEASAALVYATRLLIASNSGSENVSEAPKENNVAMTSVESEED; encoded by the coding sequence GTGGCTCGATCTGAAATATGGGCAATTGGCGGCGGAAAAGGTGGAGTCGGCAAAACAATGCTTGCGGCAAATATTGCTGTCGGATTGGCTAAATTCGGCAAAAGCGTCATAGTAGTTGATACTGATCTCGGGGGAGCGAATCTACATTCCTATCTCGGCATTGGAGCTCCTGAAATGACAATCTACGATTTCTTTTTAAGGAGGGTATCAACGCTTGACGAACTTTTGATAGATACCGCTGTTAAAGGATTAAAAATTCTGCCGGGAAGTAATGAAATTGTCGGAATGGCCAACCCGAGGTATTTCACAAAACTTAAATTCATGCGACATATTCAGCAGCTTGATGCGGATTACATCCTCTTAGATGTGGGAGCAGGAACCGCATATAACACACTTGACCTTTTCGGAATGGCGAATATGGGCATAATTGTCACTATTCCGGAAAAACCGGCAATCGAATCTGCTTATGGATTTATTAAGGCGTCAATTTACAGAAAGCTGTTAACCACATTTCAGAAGCGGGTTAAATTGCACGATCTTATCGACCAAGCGCGGAATCCCAGAAACGAAGCGGGAATCCGAACGGTTCACGACCTGATTAGGGTAGCAAAAGAAACAGATCCTGAGTTTGAGAGAGAAATTAAATCAGCGCTAAAATCTATTGACTTGAGAATAATAATTAACTTTGTTCAAAACAAACATGAATCCTTGATAGGCAAAAAAATGGTGGATTTAACTAAAAAATATCTGTCCATTGACGCTGAATATGTCGGCTCAGTCCCGTTCAGCAACAAGGTAAGGGAGTCGCTGGCAAATCAAACGACGCTTATGATGGAAGATGGTGAGGATGAAGCCTCAGCAGCTCTGGTATATGCGACCCGTCTGCTGATAGCGAGCAACTCAGGTTCAGAAAACGTCAGCGAGGCACCTAAAGAAAATAATGTTGCTATGACTTCTGTTGAGTCAGAAGAAGATTAA
- a CDS encoding 1-deoxy-D-xylulose-5-phosphate synthase, with translation MTDKLLSTIKLPKGIKKLSIDELKRLCDEIRDRIIKVVTKSGGHFGGPLGAVELTVALHHVYDSPSDKMIWDVGHQAYAHKILTGRNEKFGTIRQYNGLSGFLKRSESEHDAFGAGHASTSISAALGFAKGRELSGKDNKVIAIIGDGGMTGGLAFEALNNAGQLKTDLLIVLNDNEMSISKNIGAVSQLFTRMLTNPLYNRVRDEIWKLTGKLPMGKKQIRFLARRLDEAVKVLLVPGIFFEELGIRYFGPISGHDISELVDTFKKLRNIKGPVLLHINTRKGKGYLPAEADPVQWHGIKGSGKSVKPPAPDYLKVLGDVAIELAEKDDKVCLITAAMKEGTGLVEFAEKFPDRFFDVGIAEGHAVTFSSGLAAEGLKPIAAIYSTFLQRAFDHIIHDTSIQNLPVIFALDRAGLVGTDGPTHHGTFDLTYLSSIPNMIVSAPKDGTELRNLLYTAMKKSKGPFAVRYPKDCSLSYEPKLPPKILEIGSWEILEEGEDVAFLAVGAMVDNAMKARELLIQNGIFSGVVNCRFVKPFDVKMMKRLSRKYSTLITIEENTIMGGFGANLRNWCSANNINTENLFTLGIPDNFITHGSRKQLLDDVNLSPEKIAEFVSNKLNNPLEKSKTKALAK, from the coding sequence ATGACTGATAAATTACTTTCAACAATTAAACTGCCGAAAGGCATAAAGAAATTATCAATTGACGAGCTCAAAAGATTATGTGATGAGATCAGAGACAGGATAATCAAGGTAGTGACGAAGAGCGGCGGGCATTTTGGAGGCCCGTTGGGAGCGGTAGAACTCACGGTGGCTCTTCACCACGTTTATGACAGTCCCTCTGACAAGATGATCTGGGATGTGGGGCACCAGGCTTATGCCCATAAGATACTAACCGGCAGAAATGAAAAATTTGGAACCATCAGGCAATATAACGGTCTGTCGGGCTTTCTGAAAAGATCTGAGAGTGAACATGATGCGTTCGGAGCAGGTCATGCCTCCACCTCAATTTCCGCTGCATTAGGATTTGCAAAGGGTCGGGAGCTATCCGGTAAAGACAATAAGGTTATCGCAATAATCGGGGATGGCGGGATGACCGGCGGTTTGGCGTTCGAAGCCCTGAACAATGCGGGTCAACTGAAGACCGATTTGCTGATTGTGTTGAACGACAATGAAATGTCGATTTCAAAAAATATCGGCGCTGTCTCTCAGCTGTTTACTCGAATGCTTACAAATCCATTGTACAATCGCGTTCGAGATGAGATATGGAAATTGACCGGAAAGCTTCCTATGGGGAAAAAACAGATACGATTCTTAGCCAGAAGACTTGACGAAGCAGTCAAGGTTCTTTTAGTACCGGGCATTTTCTTTGAAGAATTGGGAATAAGGTATTTTGGTCCGATTAGCGGTCATGATATTTCCGAACTGGTTGATACTTTTAAGAAACTGAGAAATATTAAAGGCCCGGTTCTTCTTCATATTAATACCCGTAAAGGTAAAGGTTATTTGCCTGCGGAAGCGGATCCGGTTCAATGGCATGGAATCAAAGGGAGCGGAAAAAGTGTGAAACCTCCGGCTCCGGATTATCTGAAAGTCCTGGGCGATGTTGCAATTGAGCTTGCTGAAAAAGATGATAAAGTTTGTTTGATTACGGCAGCTATGAAAGAAGGAACAGGATTAGTTGAATTCGCAGAGAAATTCCCTGACAGGTTTTTTGACGTTGGAATTGCCGAGGGACACGCTGTTACATTCAGCTCCGGGCTTGCCGCGGAAGGGTTAAAACCGATTGCCGCTATCTACTCGACATTTTTACAGAGGGCTTTCGACCATATAATTCACGATACCTCAATTCAAAATCTTCCTGTAATTTTTGCTTTAGACAGAGCAGGATTGGTGGGAACTGATGGTCCCACTCACCATGGAACATTTGATCTAACGTATCTCTCTTCAATTCCGAATATGATTGTTTCCGCGCCGAAAGACGGAACAGAACTCAGAAATCTTCTCTACACTGCCATGAAAAAATCCAAGGGTCCATTCGCGGTGCGTTATCCAAAAGATTGCTCTTTATCATACGAGCCGAAACTTCCCCCGAAAATATTGGAAATCGGCTCATGGGAAATTCTTGAAGAAGGAGAGGACGTGGCTTTTCTCGCTGTGGGCGCAATGGTGGATAATGCTATGAAGGCAAGGGAATTGCTCATACAAAATGGGATATTCAGTGGTGTAGTGAATTGTCGATTTGTAAAGCCGTTCGACGTAAAGATGATGAAACGGCTGTCGAGAAAATATTCAACGCTGATAACTATTGAAGAAAACACAATCATGGGCGGGTTTGGAGCAAATTTACGGAATTGGTGTTCGGCTAACAATATCAATACCGAAAATCTGTTTACTTTGGGAATACCTGATAATTTTATAACACACGGTTCGAGAAAGCAGCTTCTCGATGATGTTAATCTTTCGCCGGAAAAGATTGCCGAATTTGTATCAAATAAATTAAATAATCCTTTAGAGAAATCGAAAACGAAAGCATTGGCTAAATAA
- a CDS encoding heme exporter protein CcmB: protein MKHISHLATLLWKDLLIELKSRETIISMFLFSVIVILIFNFAFEGDTKTITKLSPGLMWTTFLFFGVLGLNRSFTLEKENNSLQGTLLAPVDRSVIYLSKFISNLIFVLIVELVSLPLFAIFLNVNLFAHFNNLWPILLLGTIGFISVGTLFGAISVNTKMREVMLPLLLFPISTPAFIASAKCTSAILRDRPLETYSNWLGILILFDVVFFVTSFLIFEFVVEE, encoded by the coding sequence TTGAAACATATCTCGCATCTCGCTACATTACTGTGGAAAGATTTATTGATAGAATTGAAATCACGCGAGACTATAATTTCGATGTTCCTTTTCTCGGTTATCGTGATTTTAATATTCAATTTTGCGTTTGAGGGCGATACAAAAACTATAACTAAACTAAGTCCCGGACTCATGTGGACCACATTTCTGTTTTTTGGCGTCTTGGGATTGAATCGATCATTCACTTTAGAAAAAGAGAATAACAGTTTACAGGGAACTCTTTTGGCTCCTGTGGACAGGAGCGTTATATACCTGAGCAAATTCATCAGCAACTTAATTTTTGTACTTATCGTGGAACTCGTTTCCCTGCCGCTGTTTGCCATTTTTCTCAATGTGAACTTATTTGCGCACTTCAATAATCTCTGGCCCATATTGCTTTTGGGAACTATAGGGTTTATTTCAGTAGGAACGTTGTTCGGCGCAATTTCTGTAAACACTAAGATGAGAGAAGTTATGCTCCCATTGCTGTTATTTCCGATAAGTACACCCGCATTTATAGCCTCAGCCAAATGTACGTCGGCAATACTAAGGGACAGACCGCTTGAAACATATTCAAACTGGCTGGGGATTTTAATTCTTTTTGACGTGGTGTTTTTTGTAACTTCATTTCTTATATTTGAATTTGTTGTTGAAGAATAG
- a CDS encoding ABC transporter ATP-binding protein, translated as MSYFQVRELCKDFGYLKAVNNVSFEINNSETIAIFGGNGAGKTTLIKIIATLLSPTSGSIFLNDVEIKHNSEEMRTNLGLISHSLFLYSELNAIENLRYFGKLYRVNNLDERINELLTEFGLLPRMYDSVRTYSRGMLQRLSIARALIHNPKLLLLDEPFTGLDRSAAETLLRHMESHRNSGRSILLVTHNLERGYNAADKLAIMSNGRFVWESESGNISLDDFKQTYTEKAVEVIG; from the coding sequence ATGAGCTACTTTCAAGTCCGGGAGCTGTGTAAAGATTTCGGATATTTGAAAGCTGTAAACAACGTCAGTTTTGAAATAAATAATAGCGAGACAATAGCCATATTCGGCGGAAATGGCGCAGGTAAGACCACTCTCATCAAAATAATCGCCACGCTATTATCTCCGACATCAGGCAGTATTTTCCTGAATGATGTTGAAATAAAGCATAATTCGGAAGAGATGAGAACTAATTTAGGACTTATTTCACATTCCCTTTTTCTTTACTCAGAGCTTAATGCGATAGAAAATCTACGTTACTTCGGAAAATTATACAGAGTAAACAATCTCGATGAACGCATAAATGAATTGCTCACGGAATTCGGACTCCTCCCGAGGATGTATGATTCGGTGAGAACTTACTCCCGAGGTATGTTGCAAAGGCTTTCAATAGCCCGCGCCCTGATACATAATCCGAAATTATTGCTGTTGGATGAGCCTTTTACAGGTCTCGACAGGTCTGCGGCAGAAACTCTTTTGCGGCATATGGAATCGCATCGGAATAGCGGCAGATCAATATTGCTTGTGACGCATAATCTTGAAAGAGGATATAATGCGGCAGATAAATTAGCGATTATGTCCAATGGACGGTTTGTTTGGGAATCCGAATCAGGAAATATCTCTTTAGACGATTTTAAACAAACATACACTGAAAAAGCGGTGGAGGTAATTGGTTGA